In Deinococcus maricopensis DSM 21211, one genomic interval encodes:
- a CDS encoding LacI family DNA-binding transcriptional regulator yields MTESVITLEDVARAAGVSPSTVSRVLNGSAKVAAPKHDTVMRVVRELGYRPNPIAQGLASGRSMSIGVLTQDITSPFYGDMLHGIEEGLYGSPYHPVFASGHWHVEDETSALHTLLNRPVDALIVLGGHTPDASLLALAGRVPVIAVGRRLHGHDLACLNIDNVSGAHQGVQHLLDLGHTHIAHIAGPSAHRDARDRLDGYRRALQNAGLPINDQLIVEGDFMEPSGLLAVETLITRGAPFTAIFAANDQMAYGARLALFRRGIRVPEDVSLVGFDGLPGSAFTTPPLTTVRQPTFEMGRAAAQAALNALNGNAPHLPRLATELVVRESTALHRARTARRARKTVTVGGAP; encoded by the coding sequence ATGACCGAAAGCGTCATCACGCTTGAAGACGTCGCGCGTGCCGCCGGCGTTTCCCCCAGCACCGTCTCCCGCGTCCTGAACGGCAGCGCCAAAGTTGCCGCCCCCAAACACGACACCGTCATGCGCGTCGTCCGCGAACTCGGCTACCGCCCCAACCCCATCGCGCAGGGCCTCGCCAGCGGCCGCAGCATGAGTATCGGCGTGCTCACGCAGGACATCACCAGCCCCTTTTACGGCGACATGCTGCACGGCATCGAAGAAGGCCTGTACGGGAGCCCTTACCACCCCGTATTCGCCAGCGGCCACTGGCACGTCGAGGACGAAACGTCCGCGCTGCACACCCTGCTGAACCGCCCTGTCGACGCCCTCATCGTTCTCGGCGGGCACACGCCCGACGCGTCCCTGCTGGCCCTTGCCGGCCGCGTACCCGTCATCGCCGTGGGCCGCCGACTGCACGGCCACGACCTCGCGTGCCTCAACATCGACAACGTCAGCGGCGCGCACCAGGGCGTCCAGCACCTCCTCGACCTCGGCCACACGCACATCGCGCACATCGCCGGACCGAGCGCGCACCGCGACGCCCGCGACCGCCTCGACGGGTACCGCCGCGCCCTCCAGAACGCCGGGCTGCCCATCAACGACCAGCTCATCGTGGAAGGCGACTTCATGGAGCCGTCCGGGCTGCTCGCCGTCGAGACGCTCATCACGCGTGGCGCGCCGTTCACGGCCATTTTCGCCGCGAACGACCAGATGGCGTACGGCGCGCGCCTAGCGCTGTTCCGCCGCGGCATCCGCGTGCCGGAGGACGTGTCCCTCGTCGGCTTCGACGGCCTGCCCGGCTCGGCGTTCACGACGCCGCCCCTCACGACCGTCCGCCAGCCGACCTTCGAGATGGGCCGCGCCGCCGCGCAGGCCGCCCTGAACGCCCTGAACGGCAACGCGCCGCACCTGCCGCGCCTCGCCACTGAACTCGTCGTCCGCGAATCCACCGCCCTGCACCGCGCGCGCACCGCCCGCCGTGCGCGCAAGACCGTCACGGTGGGAGGTGCGCCATGA
- a CDS encoding ABC transporter substrate-binding protein — protein MTTPRMLALTALLTATFAGAQAKTTLTVGVFPDLDSVVKAALPGFNKLHPEIEVKISSLAYADHHNALTTALSTGKGAQDVVAIDFGYIAKFAEGNGLVDLSKAPYNAGQFRNQIVAYTYPQATVNGKMVGMPTDIGPGSMFYRTDLLKKAGVKATDLNKSWESYISSGKKVVAANPGTFLLPDASTAASIIIRTGLKNGEGLYFDKAGKVLVSPDNARFVRAFTVAKQIRDAKLDAKAGAAFSPEWTTAFQKGNLATEFSGAWLVGHMQNWLAKDYTGKWNAQNLPGNTFASWGGSFYGIPEQSKNKAAAWELIKYLTTNKSQQVLAFKTTGAFPALKTAGTDKIFEEGVPYLANQKARILWRAATSKIQPIDVNRLDPIAEQIVNDELTNVLNGNKSVQAALTDAQRLIERRAR, from the coding sequence ATGACTACCCCCCGCATGCTCGCCCTTACGGCCCTGCTCACGGCCACCTTCGCCGGCGCCCAGGCCAAAACGACCCTCACGGTCGGCGTGTTCCCGGACCTCGACAGCGTCGTGAAAGCCGCGCTGCCCGGCTTCAACAAACTCCACCCGGAAATCGAGGTGAAGATCAGCAGCCTCGCGTACGCCGACCACCACAACGCCCTCACGACCGCGCTGTCCACCGGCAAGGGCGCACAGGACGTCGTCGCCATCGACTTCGGGTACATCGCGAAATTCGCGGAAGGCAACGGCCTCGTGGACCTCAGCAAGGCCCCGTACAACGCCGGGCAGTTCCGCAACCAGATCGTCGCGTACACCTACCCGCAGGCGACCGTGAACGGCAAGATGGTCGGCATGCCCACCGACATCGGCCCCGGCTCGATGTTCTACCGCACGGACCTGCTCAAGAAGGCCGGCGTGAAAGCCACCGACCTGAACAAGAGTTGGGAGTCGTACATCAGCAGCGGCAAGAAGGTCGTCGCCGCGAACCCCGGCACGTTCCTGCTGCCCGACGCCAGCACCGCCGCCTCCATCATCATCCGCACCGGCCTGAAGAACGGCGAAGGGCTGTACTTCGATAAGGCGGGCAAAGTCCTGGTCAGCCCGGACAACGCGCGCTTCGTGCGGGCCTTCACGGTCGCCAAGCAGATCCGCGACGCGAAACTCGACGCGAAAGCCGGCGCGGCCTTCTCGCCCGAATGGACCACCGCGTTCCAGAAAGGCAACCTCGCCACCGAATTCAGCGGCGCGTGGCTGGTCGGCCACATGCAGAACTGGCTCGCGAAGGACTACACCGGCAAATGGAACGCCCAGAACCTCCCGGGCAACACCTTCGCCAGCTGGGGCGGCTCGTTCTACGGCATTCCCGAGCAGAGCAAGAACAAGGCCGCCGCGTGGGAACTCATCAAGTACCTGACGACCAACAAGTCGCAGCAGGTCCTCGCATTCAAGACCACCGGCGCGTTCCCGGCACTCAAGACCGCCGGCACCGACAAGATCTTCGAGGAAGGCGTCCCGTACCTCGCCAACCAGAAGGCCCGCATCCTGTGGCGCGCCGCGACCTCCAAGATCCAGCCGATCGACGTGAACCGCCTCGACCCCATCGCGGAGCAGATCGTCAACGACGAACTCACGAACGTGCTGAACGGCAACAAGTCCGTCCAGGCCGCCCTCACGGACGCGCAACGCCTGATCGAGCGCCGCGCCCGCTAA
- a CDS encoding carbohydrate ABC transporter permease: protein MQANTPARPAIQPRRTLGAQWDNFQRKNAPYIFISPFFLLFAVFGLFPILFSAYLSFQEWQPGSGLGDMKFVGWRNYTDNLTDPTFWQSLKNTVILAVESGLPQHLIAIPLAFAIHMALKRVQSLVTAVYFLPYITSIVAISVVFFTLLSWQYGAINAALVAMHKLPLIGGLFPAENVNWLGEKKYLQPAIAMVIVWRYTGWNVLLYLAGLQAIPKDVYEAASVDGASRWQQFRFITLPLLRPTMFLAVTLSLIGGFQLFEEPFILTNGSGGAEQSGLTTIMYMYRTYYQYSDAGVSAAMSWLLFIVIGVLTIINNRVFGRSGLAGRE from the coding sequence GTGCAAGCCAACACCCCTGCCCGACCCGCCATCCAGCCACGCCGCACGCTCGGTGCGCAGTGGGACAACTTCCAGCGCAAGAACGCCCCCTACATCTTCATCAGCCCCTTCTTCCTGCTGTTCGCGGTGTTCGGCCTCTTCCCGATCCTGTTCAGCGCGTACCTGTCCTTCCAGGAATGGCAGCCGGGCAGCGGCCTGGGCGACATGAAGTTCGTCGGGTGGCGCAACTACACCGACAACCTCACCGACCCGACGTTCTGGCAATCCCTCAAGAACACCGTGATCCTCGCGGTGGAATCCGGCCTGCCGCAGCACCTGATCGCCATTCCGCTCGCGTTCGCCATTCACATGGCCCTCAAGCGCGTGCAGTCGCTGGTGACGGCCGTGTACTTCCTGCCGTACATCACCAGCATCGTGGCGATCTCGGTGGTGTTCTTCACGCTGCTCAGCTGGCAGTACGGCGCCATCAACGCCGCGCTCGTCGCCATGCACAAACTGCCGCTCATCGGCGGGCTGTTCCCCGCCGAGAACGTCAACTGGCTCGGCGAGAAGAAGTACCTGCAGCCCGCCATCGCCATGGTGATCGTGTGGCGTTACACCGGCTGGAACGTCCTGCTGTACCTCGCGGGCCTGCAGGCCATTCCGAAGGACGTGTACGAAGCCGCGAGCGTGGACGGCGCGAGCCGCTGGCAGCAGTTCCGGTTCATCACGCTGCCGCTGCTGCGCCCCACCATGTTCCTCGCGGTGACGCTCAGCCTGATCGGCGGGTTCCAGCTGTTCGAGGAGCCGTTCATCCTCACGAACGGCAGCGGCGGCGCGGAACAGTCCGGCCTGACGACCATCATGTACATGTACCGCACGTACTACCAGTACTCGGACGCCGGCGTGTCCGCCGCCATGAGCTGGTTGCTCTTCATCGTGATTGGGGTGCTCACCATCATCAACAACCGCGTGTTCGGCCGCAGCGGCCTCGCGGGGCGGGAGTAA
- a CDS encoding carbohydrate ABC transporter permease: MAAPTLPAPARRRTNGGVKPLGRAGAILLLVLGGLLTVLPFYFMFVFATHPRQEIFQLPPPLWFGDHLQANYDSLLERTPFWRNLWNSLYLAVITTVTTLFFCTLGGYAFAMYEFKGREVLFGVLLATMLIPSTLNIVPFALIMQALGWIDTPRALWVPGMASAFGIFLMRQYIGTAIPRELVEAARLDGATEFGIFRRVIAPLCGPAMATLGLVTFVQSWNNFIGPLIIFRSAETYTAPLALRALQGIANTDWGALMCGVALTVLPLLVLFALASRQLIAGLTSGALKG, encoded by the coding sequence ATGGCCGCCCCCACCCTTCCCGCCCCCGCCCGGCGCCGCACGAACGGCGGCGTGAAACCCCTCGGCCGTGCCGGCGCGATTCTGCTCCTGGTGCTCGGCGGCCTGCTCACCGTCCTGCCGTTCTACTTCATGTTCGTGTTCGCCACGCACCCCCGGCAGGAGATCTTCCAGCTTCCGCCGCCGCTGTGGTTCGGCGACCACCTGCAGGCGAACTACGACAGCCTGCTGGAGCGCACGCCGTTCTGGCGGAACCTCTGGAACAGCCTGTACCTGGCCGTGATCACGACCGTCACGACGCTGTTCTTCTGCACGCTCGGCGGATACGCGTTCGCCATGTACGAGTTCAAGGGCCGCGAGGTGCTGTTCGGCGTCCTGCTCGCCACCATGCTGATCCCCAGCACGCTGAACATCGTGCCGTTCGCGCTGATCATGCAGGCGCTCGGCTGGATCGACACGCCCCGCGCGCTGTGGGTGCCGGGCATGGCGAGCGCGTTCGGGATCTTCCTGATGCGGCAGTACATCGGCACGGCCATCCCACGGGAACTCGTGGAAGCCGCCCGCCTGGACGGCGCCACCGAGTTCGGCATCTTCCGCCGCGTGATCGCGCCGCTGTGCGGCCCGGCCATGGCCACGCTCGGCCTGGTGACGTTCGTGCAGTCCTGGAACAACTTCATCGGGCCCCTGATCATCTTCCGCAGCGCCGAGACGTACACCGCGCCGCTCGCCCTGCGCGCCCTGCAGGGCATCGCGAACACCGACTGGGGCGCCCTGATGTGCGGCGTTGCCCTCACGGTCCTGCCGCTGCTGGTGCTGTTCGCCCTCGCGTCGCGGCAACTGATCGCGGGCCTCACGTCCGGCGCCCTCAAGGGCTGA
- a CDS encoding GH1 family beta-glucosidase, translated as MTATPDPLHRAAFPADFTFGVATSSFQIEGATNADGRGVSIWDTFCREPGRIHDGSTGDVACDHYHRWPEDLNLMRDLGVDAYRFSVAWPRIQADGRGPANTKGLDFYDRLVDGLLERGLQPHMTLYHWDLPQALQDIGGWTNRDVALRFAEYARIVAERLGGRVRSIATLNEPWCSSILSYQIGEHAPGLRDRRAAVAAAHGLLLGHGLAMREMRALTLDADLGIVLNLNPAYPASDRPEDVAAARFVDGTFNRWFLDPILRAQYPQDIVDAYGADAPDVHSGDLDIIAAPIDFMGVNYYSRSVSSADGAIRPSTSSYTDMNWEVYPQGLTDLLVRLHHDYPNLPPIMITENGAAYPDADGPDEHGIVHDPERVQYFQQHLGATLNAIDAGVRVTGYFAWSFMDNFEWAYGYKKRFGLFYVNYGNQMRHWKDSARWYQTFLNAAPAAHAPQPEEVIAAPQH; from the coding sequence ATGACCGCCACACCCGACCCCCTCCACCGCGCCGCGTTCCCGGCCGACTTCACGTTCGGCGTCGCCACGTCCAGCTTCCAGATTGAAGGCGCCACGAACGCCGACGGGCGCGGCGTGAGCATCTGGGACACGTTTTGCCGCGAACCCGGCCGCATTCATGACGGCAGCACCGGCGACGTCGCCTGCGACCACTACCACCGCTGGCCCGAAGACCTGAACCTCATGCGGGACCTCGGCGTGGACGCGTACCGCTTCAGTGTCGCGTGGCCGCGCATCCAGGCGGACGGCCGCGGCCCTGCGAACACCAAGGGGCTGGACTTCTACGACCGCCTGGTGGACGGCCTGCTGGAACGAGGCCTGCAGCCGCACATGACGCTGTACCACTGGGACCTCCCGCAGGCCCTGCAGGACATCGGCGGCTGGACGAACCGTGACGTCGCCCTGCGCTTCGCGGAGTACGCCCGCATCGTCGCGGAACGGCTCGGCGGGCGCGTGCGCAGCATCGCCACGCTGAACGAGCCGTGGTGCAGCAGCATCCTCAGTTACCAGATCGGCGAGCACGCCCCGGGCCTGCGGGACCGCCGGGCCGCCGTCGCGGCGGCGCACGGGCTGCTGCTCGGGCACGGCCTCGCCATGCGCGAAATGCGCGCCCTGACCCTGGACGCGGACCTCGGCATCGTCCTGAACCTCAACCCCGCGTACCCCGCCTCGGACCGCCCGGAGGACGTGGCCGCCGCGCGGTTCGTGGACGGCACCTTCAACCGCTGGTTCCTCGACCCGATCCTGCGCGCCCAGTACCCGCAGGACATCGTGGACGCGTACGGCGCGGACGCACCGGACGTGCACAGCGGCGACCTCGACATCATCGCCGCGCCCATCGACTTCATGGGCGTGAACTACTACAGCCGCAGCGTGAGCAGTGCCGACGGCGCCATCCGGCCCAGCACGTCCAGCTACACCGACATGAACTGGGAAGTGTACCCGCAGGGCCTCACAGACCTGCTCGTGCGCCTCCATCACGATTACCCGAACCTGCCGCCGATCATGATCACCGAGAACGGCGCCGCGTATCCCGACGCGGACGGCCCCGACGAGCACGGCATCGTGCACGACCCGGAGCGCGTGCAGTACTTCCAGCAGCACCTGGGCGCCACCCTGAACGCCATTGATGCGGGCGTCAGGGTCACCGGGTACTTCGCGTGGAGCTTCATGGACAACTTCGAGTGGGCGTACGGGTACAAGAAACGCTTCGGGCTGTTCTACGTGAACTACGGCAACCAGATGCGGCACTGGAAGGACAGTGCCCGCTGGTACCAGACGTTCCTGAACGCCGCACCCGCCGCTCACGCGCCGCAACCCGAGGAGGTGATCGCCGCCCCGCAGCACTGA
- a CDS encoding carbohydrate binding domain-containing protein encodes MHRTITRPLSRTLILTALCTLAACTDAQPSPNPNANLVWSDEFGGNALDAAKWGPQFGNGFGSGSGYTAGWGNNELEFYTDRPENLRVQGGNLVITARKGAYTGDANGTPKTFDWTSARIRTAGKFSRTYGRFEIRAKFPTGKGFWPAIWLLPDDQPGAPYGTWAANGEIDITEGWGSKPDQVAHTIHYGGMWPNNVYSGETAKYPNGGRMDEWHTYALEWRPGEIRWLIDGQETAKRTAWWSSKATPPQSDADLNAWPAPFDKPFHLLLNLAVGGNFDGNPDASTPNEGQMLVDYVRVYSLPDENRDPGARPPMKYPWTPMPARPALADGNLVYNGSFDWTATNEHVTPDAPQLPAVPSSYFWTLYTSDGSVNLSNDAAQDHALRADITNPGGVNYAVQLRQDGLNIVSGHKYEVSFDAWASANRTMMLKVGGGQDRGFAAYSGEQTVTLGTTRERKTLTFNMTATSDAAARLEFNIGNAGANTVWFDNVTVRDLGDAGTTARPPTPDGNLLYNGNFSQNDAADAGIPGVPNTAFWRTWENGTSGLSTTTGGGEVELKVAHVDPTNNWHVQLNQPDVPLKAGRTYTLTFRGRADSARTVGVVIGENGGSYARYLDQTAALTPDAQAFTYTFTAPVNNPNAQLQVLGAAGQPGDAYTLGFSDFRLTEQP; translated from the coding sequence ATGCACCGAACCATCACCCGTCCGCTGTCCCGAACGCTCATCCTCACGGCCCTGTGCACGCTCGCTGCGTGCACGGACGCGCAGCCCAGCCCCAACCCGAACGCGAACCTCGTGTGGTCCGACGAGTTCGGCGGCAACGCGCTCGACGCGGCCAAATGGGGCCCGCAGTTCGGGAATGGCTTCGGCAGCGGCAGCGGCTACACGGCCGGGTGGGGCAACAACGAACTGGAGTTCTACACCGACCGGCCCGAGAACCTCCGCGTGCAGGGCGGCAACCTCGTCATCACGGCCCGCAAGGGCGCGTACACCGGTGACGCGAACGGCACGCCCAAGACGTTCGACTGGACGAGCGCGCGCATCCGCACCGCCGGGAAGTTCAGCCGCACGTACGGCCGCTTCGAGATCCGCGCGAAGTTCCCGACCGGGAAGGGCTTCTGGCCGGCCATCTGGCTGCTGCCCGACGACCAGCCCGGCGCCCCGTACGGCACGTGGGCAGCGAACGGCGAAATCGACATCACTGAAGGGTGGGGCAGCAAACCCGACCAGGTCGCGCACACCATCCACTACGGCGGCATGTGGCCGAACAACGTCTACTCCGGCGAGACCGCCAAGTACCCGAACGGCGGCCGCATGGACGAGTGGCACACGTACGCGCTGGAGTGGCGCCCCGGCGAGATCCGCTGGCTGATCGACGGGCAGGAAACCGCGAAGCGCACCGCGTGGTGGAGTTCGAAGGCGACGCCGCCGCAAAGTGACGCGGACCTGAACGCGTGGCCCGCGCCGTTCGACAAGCCGTTCCACCTGCTGCTGAACCTCGCTGTCGGCGGCAACTTCGACGGCAACCCGGACGCGAGCACCCCAAACGAAGGGCAGATGCTGGTGGACTACGTGCGCGTGTACAGCCTGCCCGACGAGAACCGCGACCCGGGCGCGCGCCCGCCCATGAAGTACCCGTGGACGCCCATGCCCGCCCGCCCGGCCCTGGCCGACGGGAACCTCGTGTACAACGGCAGCTTCGACTGGACCGCCACGAACGAGCACGTCACGCCCGACGCGCCGCAACTCCCGGCCGTGCCGAGCTCGTACTTCTGGACGCTGTACACCAGTGACGGCAGCGTGAACCTCAGCAACGACGCCGCGCAGGACCACGCGCTGCGCGCGGACATCACGAACCCCGGCGGCGTGAACTACGCCGTGCAGCTCCGCCAGGACGGCCTGAACATCGTCAGCGGCCACAAGTACGAGGTGAGTTTCGACGCGTGGGCGAGCGCGAACCGCACCATGATGCTCAAGGTCGGCGGCGGGCAGGACCGCGGGTTCGCGGCGTACTCCGGCGAGCAGACCGTCACGCTCGGCACCACCCGCGAACGCAAGACGCTCACGTTCAACATGACCGCCACGTCCGACGCGGCCGCGCGCCTGGAATTCAACATCGGGAACGCCGGCGCGAACACCGTGTGGTTCGACAACGTGACCGTGCGTGACCTCGGGGACGCGGGCACCACGGCGCGCCCGCCCACCCCGGACGGCAACCTGCTGTACAACGGCAACTTCAGCCAGAACGACGCTGCCGACGCCGGCATTCCCGGCGTGCCGAACACCGCGTTCTGGCGCACATGGGAGAACGGCACCAGCGGCCTGAGCACCACCACGGGCGGCGGGGAGGTGGAGCTCAAGGTCGCGCACGTGGACCCCACGAACAACTGGCACGTGCAGCTCAACCAACCGGACGTACCCTTAAAGGCCGGGCGGACGTACACCCTCACCTTCCGGGGCCGCGCGGACAGCGCCCGCACGGTCGGCGTCGTCATCGGCGAGAACGGCGGCAGTTACGCCCGCTACCTCGACCAGACGGCGGCGCTCACGCCGGACGCGCAGGCCTTCACGTACACCTTCACGGCGCCCGTGAACAACCCGAACGCGCAGTTGCAGGTGCTCGGCGCGGCCGGGCAGCCGGGCGACGCGTACACGCTCGGCTTCAGCGACTTCCGCCTCACCGAGCAACCCTGA
- a CDS encoding MBL fold metallo-hydrolase, which produces MTSTHHRTIHGAPARFPTGLQEVAPSVFAYLMPNGSWSESNAGLIVSGDEALLVDTQFDRHLTLRLLQAVHARVPHAHVRTLVNTHADGDHTFGNSVVRAPEVVMTERAARDAAHEPPGGIRMFQRLMGGARGWPLPPAWARTRAFVADMLQPFDFDGVSVPPPTRTFSGSVTLNVAGRRVEVVEAGRAHTASDAVVIVPDAGVVFAGDLLFVGVTPVMWAGPVEDWIRHLQWLLTLDAAVFVPGHGPVCGAEGVQALIGYFEFLAIQGGARLRAGLSPYAAARDLLLSPTFRASPYAAWLNPERAYVNLLTMSRPGGVGETPAGPLERVRAFHGMAQLAALR; this is translated from the coding sequence ATGACCAGCACGCACCACCGAACCATTCACGGCGCGCCCGCGCGCTTCCCCACGGGCCTGCAGGAAGTCGCGCCAAGCGTGTTCGCGTACCTCATGCCGAACGGCTCGTGGAGCGAAAGCAACGCGGGCCTGATCGTGAGTGGTGACGAGGCACTCCTCGTGGACACGCAGTTCGACCGGCACCTCACGCTGCGACTCCTGCAGGCCGTGCATGCGCGCGTGCCGCACGCGCACGTCCGCACGCTCGTGAACACGCACGCGGACGGGGACCACACCTTCGGGAACAGCGTCGTGCGCGCTCCGGAGGTCGTCATGACCGAACGGGCCGCGCGGGACGCCGCGCACGAACCGCCGGGCGGTATCCGCATGTTCCAGCGCCTCATGGGCGGCGCGCGCGGGTGGCCCCTGCCCCCCGCGTGGGCGCGCACGCGCGCGTTCGTAGCGGACATGCTGCAGCCCTTCGACTTCGACGGCGTGAGCGTGCCGCCGCCCACGCGGACGTTCAGCGGCAGCGTGACGCTGAACGTCGCGGGGCGCCGCGTGGAAGTCGTGGAGGCCGGGCGCGCCCACACCGCGAGCGACGCGGTGGTGATCGTGCCGGACGCGGGCGTGGTGTTCGCCGGGGACCTGCTGTTCGTCGGCGTGACGCCGGTGATGTGGGCCGGGCCGGTGGAGGACTGGATCCGGCACTTGCAGTGGTTGCTGACGCTCGACGCGGCCGTGTTCGTGCCGGGGCACGGGCCCGTATGCGGCGCAGAGGGCGTGCAGGCATTGATCGGGTACTTCGAGTTCCTCGCCATTCAGGGCGGCGCGCGCCTGCGGGCGGGCCTCAGCCCGTACGCGGCCGCGCGGGACCTGCTGCTCTCCCCCACTTTCCGCGCTTCGCCGTACGCGGCGTGGCTGAACCCGGAGCGGGCCTACGTGAACCTGCTGACCATGAGTCGGCCCGGTGGTGTCGGGGAGACGCCTGCCGGACCGCTGGAGCGCGTGCGCGCGTTCCACGGCATGGCGCAGCTTGCCGCGCTGCGCTGA